In a single window of the uncultured Dysgonomonas sp. genome:
- a CDS encoding YgjP-like metallopeptidase domain-containing protein, translated as MVIKDKDLGDIRLVKNAQARRIIVRRKDDYLQLTYPPGVSMSYIEKTIEEMKPRLFKLLEKKKTESLFTPETEFKTFSFTLKIFESASTSNYYLKLKDGILSISCPPDTDYDSSAVQTTIRGLIEKALRYEAKRLFPQKVEVLAHRHGFTFSSVKINQSRTRWGSCSSKKGINLSYHCMLLPEHLVDFVILHELCHTKEMNHGEGFWLLLDKVSDGKAKELTKELKSFHTGW; from the coding sequence ATGGTGATTAAAGATAAAGACCTGGGTGATATAAGGCTTGTGAAGAATGCACAGGCCCGGAGGATTATTGTCCGTCGCAAAGATGATTATCTGCAATTGACATACCCTCCGGGGGTAAGTATGTCCTATATAGAAAAAACAATAGAGGAAATGAAGCCCCGTTTGTTTAAACTTTTGGAAAAGAAGAAGACAGAATCTTTATTCACTCCGGAGACAGAATTCAAAACATTTAGCTTTACTCTGAAGATATTCGAAAGTGCTTCGACGAGTAACTATTACCTGAAACTGAAAGACGGGATTTTATCTATATCTTGCCCGCCGGATACGGATTATGACAGCTCTGCTGTGCAAACCACAATAAGGGGTTTAATAGAGAAAGCATTACGCTATGAGGCTAAACGTCTTTTTCCTCAGAAGGTAGAAGTATTGGCGCATCGTCATGGTTTTACTTTTTCGAGTGTAAAAATCAATCAGAGTCGTACCCGTTGGGGCAGCTGTTCTTCGAAGAAGGGGATAAACCTGTCTTATCATTGTATGTTATTGCCCGAACACCTCGTTGATTTTGTTATACTCCATGAACTTTGCCATACCAAAGAAATGAATCACGGAGAGGGTTTCTGGCTATTGTTGGATAAAGTCTCCGATGGAAAAGCCAAAGAACTGACGAAAGAACTGAAATCTTTCCATACTGGTTGGTAA
- a CDS encoding tetratricopeptide repeat protein — MKYFLGSFLSLMISISALAQNSPGADYLSLGELKLAKEYFQKVLRQSPAEANYYLGEIAFQEGKTAEAKSYYEQAIAGNPESALGAIGLAKLQLKSDPKGAEDQLKEIQKKNKKDVTVLLAIAQAYLDNGMKEKALEKLQDARKADKKSPYIYIFEGDMLAKENKPGDAAMQYDQAINFDANCVLAYMKGARVYEFINRKTATDMLKKVIEINPNYSIAYKALADVSYRDGFYPDAIAAYKEYFKGGDYTIEDITRYAAAEYFTQQYNEAKTLISEGLSKEPNNFVLNRLSMYTSADLKDYAAAVSAGDKFFSLPKANDTIKYLKQDYLAYANSLSETGDKAKAIEQYKKLIELDPSNVDIYKEIATICANEKMYPEAAEFYKKYTELGGEKIDAQDYYQLGLYYTNAGRAAKADTINVSAEQAKAKSVEFYKLADGAFATVSERMPDSYLGFYQRARTNFELDPDSELGLARPHYEKTIEVILAKNDGENTRILIEAYSYLSYFYYLQFDKTKKAEDKANVKLYAEKVLELDPENANGKALFEFASGK, encoded by the coding sequence ATGAAGTATTTTTTAGGCTCTTTTCTGAGCCTTATGATCAGCATTTCGGCCTTAGCGCAAAATAGCCCAGGGGCGGATTACTTGAGTCTCGGAGAATTGAAGTTAGCGAAAGAATATTTTCAAAAAGTATTAAGACAGTCTCCGGCAGAAGCTAATTACTATCTTGGTGAAATTGCATTCCAGGAAGGTAAAACTGCTGAAGCTAAGTCTTATTACGAACAAGCTATAGCAGGTAATCCAGAGTCTGCATTAGGTGCTATTGGTTTAGCTAAATTACAATTAAAATCGGATCCGAAAGGTGCAGAAGATCAACTGAAGGAAATTCAGAAGAAAAATAAGAAAGATGTGACGGTACTTCTTGCTATTGCTCAGGCATATCTTGATAATGGCATGAAAGAAAAAGCTTTGGAGAAATTGCAGGATGCCCGCAAAGCGGATAAAAAATCTCCATATATATATATATTTGAAGGTGATATGTTAGCTAAGGAAAATAAACCGGGTGATGCTGCTATGCAATACGACCAGGCTATCAACTTCGATGCTAACTGTGTCCTTGCCTATATGAAAGGAGCCAGAGTTTACGAGTTTATCAATCGTAAAACAGCTACAGATATGTTGAAGAAAGTAATTGAAATAAATCCGAACTATAGTATTGCTTACAAAGCTTTGGCTGACGTATCGTATCGTGATGGTTTCTATCCGGATGCTATTGCCGCCTATAAGGAATATTTCAAAGGTGGTGATTATACAATCGAAGATATTACCCGTTATGCAGCAGCGGAATATTTTACTCAACAGTATAATGAAGCAAAAACACTAATTAGCGAAGGCTTAAGCAAAGAACCAAATAACTTTGTATTAAATCGTCTGTCGATGTATACCAGCGCAGATCTGAAGGATTATGCTGCAGCAGTGTCAGCCGGAGACAAATTCTTTAGCCTTCCGAAAGCGAATGATACAATCAAATATCTGAAACAAGATTATCTGGCTTATGCAAACTCTTTGAGTGAAACCGGAGATAAAGCGAAAGCAATTGAGCAATATAAGAAACTGATAGAACTGGATCCTTCTAATGTAGACATATACAAAGAGATTGCAACTATTTGTGCAAATGAGAAAATGTATCCGGAAGCAGCAGAGTTCTACAAAAAATATACAGAACTTGGCGGCGAAAAGATCGACGCTCAGGATTACTATCAGTTAGGTTTATATTATACTAATGCAGGTAGAGCAGCAAAAGCTGATACTATCAATGTGAGTGCAGAGCAAGCTAAAGCAAAATCTGTAGAATTCTATAAATTAGCAGACGGAGCCTTTGCTACTGTTAGTGAAAGAATGCCTGATAGCTATCTTGGCTTTTATCAGAGAGCACGTACAAACTTTGAATTGGACCCGGATAGTGAACTTGGTTTAGCAAGACCTCATTATGAGAAGACTATTGAAGTTATTCTTGCTAAAAACGATGGTGAGAACACCAGAATATTGATAGAAGCATACAGCTACCTAAGCTACTTCTATTATTTACAGTTTGATAAAACTAAAAAAGCAGAAGATAAAGCTAATGTGAAATTATATGCAGAAAAGGTTCTGGAATTAGATCCTGAAAATGCAAATGGTAAAGCTTTATTCGAATTTGCAAGCGGTAAATAA
- a CDS encoding glucosaminidase domain-containing protein: protein MKKAYCLKTLSQFIILSLLILFPSLSAFSQAKRYKIYDDYIDTYKGIAIDHMKKYKIPASITLAQGLLESGAGKSSLTQSSNNHFGIKCHNDWKGGRVYKADDTPNDCFRKYKKAEESYEDHSRFLAEKPRYKSLFSLKITDYRGWAKGLQQCGYATDKAYANKLIKIIEDYELYQHDKKGGGKDKDKDKEEQIVIREYKHTPYKTHNLIYVRAEDGDTYEAIAAEFGFKPKDLYKYNEVPQGFPLKQGDLVYFEKKKSKADKPYYDHVVQVGESMHSISQLYGIKVKNLYKMNKKDFEYVPEEGDVLKLR from the coding sequence ATGAAAAAAGCTTATTGTCTGAAGACTTTATCCCAATTTATTATATTATCTCTGCTTATCTTATTCCCTTCTCTATCTGCCTTTTCTCAGGCCAAGCGATATAAAATTTATGACGATTATATCGATACCTACAAGGGTATTGCGATAGATCATATGAAGAAATATAAAATTCCTGCAAGTATTACGCTCGCTCAGGGTTTGTTGGAGTCGGGTGCCGGCAAAAGCTCTTTGACGCAGAGTTCTAATAATCACTTTGGTATTAAATGCCATAATGACTGGAAAGGCGGGCGGGTATACAAAGCAGACGATACCCCGAATGACTGTTTCAGGAAGTATAAAAAAGCGGAAGAATCCTATGAAGACCATTCCCGTTTTTTGGCAGAGAAGCCACGCTATAAATCCCTTTTTTCTCTAAAAATAACTGATTACCGGGGATGGGCTAAAGGTTTGCAGCAATGCGGATATGCTACAGACAAAGCATATGCAAACAAGCTGATAAAGATTATTGAAGACTATGAACTTTATCAACATGACAAAAAAGGCGGAGGAAAGGACAAGGATAAAGACAAGGAAGAGCAAATAGTAATAAGAGAATACAAGCATACTCCTTACAAAACGCATAATCTGATCTATGTGAGAGCAGAAGATGGAGATACATACGAAGCCATAGCTGCCGAATTTGGATTTAAACCCAAAGATCTATATAAATACAACGAAGTGCCGCAAGGCTTCCCGCTTAAGCAAGGGGATCTAGTCTACTTTGAGAAGAAGAAATCGAAAGCAGATAAACCTTATTACGACCATGTGGTGCAGGTTGGGGAATCGATGCATAGTATCTCGCAATTATATGGTATAAAAGTCAAGAATCTTTACAAAATGAACAAAAAGGACTTTGAATATGTTCCTGAAGAAGGAGATGTTTTAAAGTTAAGATGA
- a CDS encoding substrate-binding domain-containing protein, translating to MKRLSFILFIILSLVLYSCSGPKVTRTDTPTSGLAAIVADECFAPIVQEQVDVFEALNRDATIIPIYTGENQAFDLFMKDSVRVIIAARELTPNEGLIIKERNRVVRSQKYGTDAIALIVNKANTDTLITVADIKRIMTGEVRTWKELNPKSSLGEIAVTFDSPNSSTVRFLRDSICGGKLGNNLKARASDSTRTIDLSERTPNQQVIDYVASTPNALGIIGVNWISNPSDTTNLSFINKINVMAVSRAEEATDRNSYQPFAAYIGLEKYPLSRSLYIIISDVRGGLPSGFVNFAAGERGQRIVYKAGLYPAYGLTRVVSVRPSL from the coding sequence ATGAAAAGGTTGAGCTTTATTTTATTCATCATCTTATCATTGGTTCTGTATTCGTGCAGTGGCCCTAAGGTTACACGTACCGATACACCGACCAGTGGCTTGGCAGCAATAGTTGCTGATGAATGTTTCGCACCTATCGTCCAGGAACAAGTCGATGTGTTCGAAGCATTGAACAGAGATGCTACTATTATCCCTATTTATACCGGTGAAAATCAAGCTTTCGACTTATTCATGAAAGACAGTGTGCGTGTTATTATAGCAGCTCGCGAACTGACACCGAATGAAGGACTGATAATAAAGGAAAGAAACCGGGTTGTTCGTTCACAGAAGTATGGTACAGATGCAATTGCTTTGATTGTGAATAAAGCGAATACTGATACATTAATAACAGTAGCAGATATAAAACGAATAATGACCGGGGAGGTTCGTACATGGAAAGAGCTTAATCCCAAATCATCGTTAGGTGAAATCGCCGTGACATTCGATAGCCCCAATTCAAGTACAGTCAGATTCCTCAGAGATTCTATCTGTGGAGGTAAACTGGGGAATAATCTGAAAGCAAGAGCTTCAGATAGTACCAGAACGATTGATTTGTCGGAGCGTACACCTAACCAACAGGTGATAGATTATGTTGCATCCACACCCAATGCTTTAGGTATTATCGGAGTGAACTGGATTAGTAATCCATCCGATACAACCAATTTAAGTTTTATTAATAAAATCAATGTGATGGCTGTCAGTAGGGCCGAAGAGGCTACTGATAGAAATAGTTATCAGCCTTTTGCGGCTTATATAGGACTAGAAAAATACCCTTTAAGCCGGAGTCTGTATATAATAATTTCCGATGTGAGAGGTGGATTACCATCAGGTTTTGTTAACTTTGCAGCTGGCGAAAGGGGACAACGTATTGTATATAAGGCTGGTCTTTACCCCGCATATGGTTTAACCAGAGTAGTGAGTGTAAGGCCTTCTCTGTAG
- a CDS encoding DUF4271 domain-containing protein, with protein sequence MVKDSIPHITLARDSVALIDSTRQDYFGLRSVQGEVFDVADENTNYNLYTEKSTTKEKAGHDGIHIPFHIEQADGVFGLLLVCFLFFAHIYNGGIAFLKENVSLLFSSEKGQKIHRQTTVREYLYSYFLIFQTIVLISICIYNIFIEFDARSEAVQRPFISILSYIVLIGLFLGIKDVLYLMLGYIFDEQKRMGVWRRTYIIGIEILGMLYFIPTLLLIYSNYYHLQIIVFMFILFLIVQLILFYQIIIFFIREKFNFLYLIAYLCTFEILPYIFLMIGLVYLYRIDVFNTLWL encoded by the coding sequence TTGGTAAAAGATTCCATACCTCATATCACTCTTGCAAGGGATAGTGTCGCTTTAATCGATTCTACCCGTCAGGACTACTTCGGACTCCGGTCGGTTCAGGGGGAAGTATTTGATGTGGCTGATGAAAATACCAATTATAATCTGTATACAGAGAAAAGTACCACAAAGGAGAAAGCCGGGCATGATGGTATTCATATTCCATTTCATATCGAGCAGGCTGATGGTGTATTCGGATTGCTACTAGTGTGCTTTCTATTCTTTGCGCATATATACAACGGAGGAATTGCTTTCCTCAAAGAAAACGTATCTCTGCTATTCTCTTCGGAGAAAGGCCAAAAAATACATCGCCAGACAACTGTAAGGGAATATTTGTATAGTTATTTTCTTATTTTTCAGACAATAGTTCTAATCTCTATCTGTATATATAATATTTTTATTGAGTTTGATGCGCGGTCGGAAGCTGTTCAGCGGCCATTCATTTCCATTTTATCTTATATAGTGCTGATTGGTTTGTTTCTGGGAATAAAAGATGTCCTGTATCTTATGCTGGGATATATTTTCGATGAACAGAAACGGATGGGGGTATGGAGGCGGACGTATATTATTGGTATAGAAATTCTGGGTATGCTTTATTTTATACCTACGCTACTGCTTATCTATTCCAATTACTACCATTTGCAGATTATTGTTTTCATGTTTATTTTATTTCTAATAGTTCAATTAATACTTTTTTACCAAATAATAATCTTTTTTATTAGGGAAAAATTTAACTTTTTGTATCTGATTGCGTACCTTTGCACCTTTGAAATATTACCATATATATTTTTAATGATAGGCTTGGTTTATTTATATAGAATTGACGTATTTAACACACTATGGCTTTAA
- a CDS encoding uroporphyrinogen-III synthase → MALKVKKVLISQPAPTTEKSPYYDIAEKYHMQLDFRPFIRVEGLDAKEFRQQRINIQDYTAVVFTAKTAIDHFFALCEEFRIAMPETMKYFCISEAVALYLQKYIVYRKRKIFFSTTGKMDGLSTALTKHNKEKFIVPVSDVHTEDLTAVLDEKKINYTKAIMYRTVSNNITEEEILSYDMLVFFSPLGIVSLFKNAPHFKQDERAIGCFGASTAKAVRDAGLRLDCEAPLPGVPSMTAALESFIKENHKAK, encoded by the coding sequence ATGGCTTTAAAAGTAAAAAAGGTTTTGATCTCGCAGCCTGCGCCCACAACGGAGAAATCTCCATATTATGATATTGCCGAAAAATATCATATGCAACTGGACTTCCGACCGTTTATAAGAGTAGAGGGATTAGACGCTAAAGAATTTAGACAACAACGTATAAATATACAGGATTACACGGCTGTTGTATTCACTGCAAAAACCGCAATTGACCATTTCTTTGCTTTGTGCGAAGAGTTTAGAATTGCAATGCCTGAGACAATGAAGTATTTTTGCATTTCGGAAGCAGTTGCTTTATATTTGCAAAAATATATTGTTTACAGAAAACGTAAAATATTTTTCAGTACTACAGGTAAAATGGATGGTTTATCAACTGCTTTGACTAAGCATAATAAGGAGAAATTTATCGTTCCTGTGTCTGATGTACATACAGAAGATTTGACCGCTGTGCTTGATGAAAAGAAGATAAACTATACAAAAGCCATCATGTACAGGACAGTAAGTAACAATATTACCGAAGAGGAAATCCTGTCATACGATATGCTGGTATTTTTCAGCCCTTTAGGGATTGTATCCCTGTTTAAGAATGCTCCCCACTTCAAACAGGACGAAAGAGCGATTGGCTGTTTTGGAGCATCTACAGCAAAGGCTGTTCGCGATGCAGGTTTGAGGCTCGACTGTGAAGCACCGCTTCCGGGTGTGCCATCAATGACTGCTGCTCTGGAAAGCTTCATAAAAGAGAATCATAAGGCAAAATAA
- the metK gene encoding methionine adenosyltransferase — protein sequence MSYLFTSESVSEGHPDKIADQISDSLLDEFLAYDANSKVACETLVTTGQVVLAGEVKSKAYIDIPETARRVIERIGYTKSEYQFEAQSCGVLSAIHEQSDDINRGVDGKSDPMDQGAGDQGMMFGYATSETDNYMPLALDLSHALLLELAAIRKNELQLMPYLRPDAKSQVTIEYDDNGTPLRIDTIVISTQHDEFGDDAAMQSRIKSDVINILIPRVKEKYKFREDISKLFNDNIIYHVNPTGRFVIGGPHGDTGLTGRKIIVDTYGGKGAHGGGAFSGKDPSKVDRSAAYASRHIAKNLVAAGVSSEILVQVSYAIGVAKPMNIYVNTYGKSNLNLTDGEIAKTVEKLFDMRPKAIEQRLKLRNPIYAETAAYGHMGREPQVVTKLFKSRYNPEGVSREVELFTWEKLDYVDIVKKEFGL from the coding sequence ATGAGTTATTTATTTACATCTGAATCTGTTTCGGAAGGACATCCGGATAAAATTGCAGACCAGATTTCAGACTCTCTGTTAGATGAGTTTCTTGCATATGATGCAAATTCCAAAGTAGCTTGTGAAACACTGGTTACTACCGGACAGGTCGTATTAGCCGGAGAAGTTAAATCAAAAGCATATATTGATATACCCGAGACTGCCCGTAGGGTGATTGAGCGTATCGGTTATACGAAAAGTGAATATCAGTTTGAGGCACAATCTTGTGGGGTTTTATCTGCCATACATGAGCAATCAGACGATATAAACAGAGGTGTCGATGGTAAATCCGATCCGATGGATCAGGGGGCCGGAGATCAGGGGATGATGTTCGGTTATGCAACTTCTGAAACGGATAATTATATGCCTTTGGCACTAGATCTGTCTCATGCTCTTTTATTGGAACTGGCAGCAATCCGTAAGAATGAACTTCAATTAATGCCTTACCTTCGTCCTGATGCGAAATCTCAGGTGACGATAGAATATGATGATAACGGAACACCGTTACGCATAGATACCATTGTAATCTCTACACAGCACGATGAATTTGGGGACGACGCAGCCATGCAGTCTCGAATAAAGAGCGATGTTATCAATATTCTGATACCTCGTGTAAAAGAAAAATATAAGTTCAGAGAGGATATTTCGAAATTATTCAATGATAATATTATCTATCACGTAAATCCTACCGGACGTTTTGTTATCGGGGGACCTCATGGGGATACCGGCCTTACCGGTCGTAAAATTATAGTTGATACATATGGAGGAAAAGGTGCCCACGGTGGAGGAGCTTTTTCGGGAAAAGACCCGTCTAAAGTAGACCGTTCGGCAGCTTATGCATCCCGCCATATTGCGAAGAATCTGGTGGCAGCAGGTGTATCTTCCGAAATATTGGTTCAGGTATCATATGCCATAGGTGTAGCCAAACCGATGAATATTTACGTAAATACATACGGTAAGAGCAATTTGAATCTTACAGATGGAGAGATAGCCAAGACGGTGGAAAAGCTCTTTGATATGCGTCCTAAAGCTATCGAGCAGAGATTGAAATTGCGTAATCCTATATATGCCGAAACTGCTGCTTATGGTCATATGGGACGTGAGCCGCAAGTGGTCACTAAATTGTTTAAGTCGCGCTACAATCCGGAAGGAGTATCTCGTGAAGTAGAACTGTTTACTTGGGAAAAACTGGATTATGTAGATATCGTGAAAAAAGAATTTGGTTTATAA
- a CDS encoding energy transducer TonB, producing MSKDIRLNSAEWCDVVFEGKNKQYGAYRLRQSSSKRHIVAFLVVCVFAGFVSALPGLVSEIKKLTQNQAGPMDEAYEMSNIPVEQEIPEENIIKQETAPPPPPLKTTVKFVPPTIAKDEEVAEEKMVGQDEIQETKIQISVADVKGTDDKHGIDIAELREHKQIVEEKPVEEKPFVTVEQMPSFPGGETEMHRFINDNLKYPVVAQESGIQGRVTIRFVVTKTGTISDVTVIRGIDPSCDKEAVRVVKAMPKWIPGKQNGLNVPVYFTLPIVFRLKQ from the coding sequence ATGTCAAAAGATATCAGATTAAATTCCGCAGAATGGTGTGATGTAGTTTTTGAAGGGAAAAATAAACAGTATGGTGCCTACAGACTACGTCAATCATCTTCGAAGAGACATATCGTAGCATTCCTTGTCGTTTGTGTATTTGCGGGTTTTGTATCTGCTTTACCAGGATTGGTAAGTGAAATCAAAAAGCTTACGCAGAACCAGGCCGGACCAATGGATGAAGCATATGAGATGTCTAATATTCCGGTAGAACAAGAAATTCCGGAAGAGAACATTATTAAACAAGAAACAGCTCCACCGCCACCACCGTTGAAAACAACAGTGAAATTCGTTCCGCCAACAATTGCTAAGGACGAAGAAGTAGCTGAAGAAAAGATGGTAGGTCAGGACGAGATACAGGAAACTAAAATCCAGATTTCGGTAGCTGACGTAAAAGGTACTGACGACAAACATGGTATAGATATCGCAGAGTTGAGAGAGCACAAGCAAATTGTGGAAGAAAAACCTGTAGAAGAAAAACCATTCGTTACAGTAGAGCAGATGCCTAGCTTCCCCGGAGGTGAAACTGAGATGCACAGATTTATCAATGATAATCTGAAATATCCGGTTGTAGCTCAGGAGTCAGGAATACAAGGCCGTGTTACTATTCGTTTCGTTGTTACCAAAACAGGTACAATCTCTGATGTAACGGTAATTCGTGGTATCGACCCATCTTGTGATAAAGAAGCAGTAAGGGTTGTGAAAGCGATGCCTAAATGGATTCCAGGTAAGCAAAACGGTTTGAATGTACCGGTTTACTTTACCCTTCCGATTGTGTTCCGCTTGAAACAATAA
- a CDS encoding DUF3078 domain-containing protein — protein MKQLFFTVAFFILAMSVYAQDDKDKLEDGKWYLKGVTGLNASQTAVSNWSAGGENAMAGTAYLNGSLVRKSGNWLFSNALALEYGLTNTKSLGTQKTSDKIDFTTQLGYSTNNKWYYTIMGDFKSQFYKGYNYPDKTNYISKFFAPAYSNISIGFEYRPNTSYSLYLSPLAGKLTFVEDDYLSSIGAFGVDPGDKFKAELGAYFKARAEKTLMENVKAISTLDFFTAYDKSFGNVDVNWDLLISMKVNKFLSASVNTTLKYDDDVKIVNEDGTTGGPKVQFKEMIGVGIAYNF, from the coding sequence ATGAAACAATTATTTTTTACAGTCGCCTTTTTTATATTGGCAATGAGTGTTTATGCGCAGGATGATAAGGATAAACTCGAAGATGGAAAATGGTATTTGAAAGGGGTTACAGGACTCAATGCTTCGCAAACAGCGGTAAGTAACTGGTCGGCCGGGGGTGAAAATGCAATGGCTGGAACAGCGTATCTGAATGGGTCTCTCGTTCGTAAAAGTGGAAACTGGCTTTTTTCAAATGCACTTGCTTTAGAGTATGGGTTGACAAATACCAAATCGTTGGGCACACAAAAAACAAGCGATAAAATAGATTTTACCACTCAACTAGGGTACTCTACCAATAATAAATGGTACTATACTATAATGGGTGATTTTAAATCACAGTTCTACAAAGGATATAATTATCCGGATAAGACGAATTATATATCGAAATTTTTCGCGCCGGCTTATTCCAACATCTCAATAGGTTTCGAGTACAGACCCAATACAAGCTATTCCCTTTACTTATCACCACTTGCCGGAAAATTGACGTTTGTAGAAGATGATTATCTTTCCAGTATCGGTGCATTCGGAGTAGATCCCGGAGATAAGTTCAAAGCCGAATTGGGAGCTTACTTCAAGGCCCGTGCCGAAAAAACATTGATGGAAAACGTAAAAGCTATATCGACGCTCGATTTCTTTACAGCATATGACAAGTCTTTTGGTAATGTGGATGTGAACTGGGACTTACTGATTAGTATGAAAGTTAATAAGTTTCTGTCAGCTAGTGTAAATACTACATTGAAATATGATGACGATGTGAAAATCGTGAATGAAGACGGTACTACCGGCGGTCCGAAAGTTCAGTTTAAAGAAATGATAGGAGTAGGGATTGCTTATAACTTTTAA
- a CDS encoding DUF4468 domain-containing protein produces the protein MNKFLLISLCAIISVLAYAQEDAKYLAGAVPEVDGKVIFSKSIPVKNSISDADLFNIMDKWANDNYGTNIQEDLDNRVLLSNPEEKDIACLGEKYLVFKKSAFVLDQAKMVYQLILDIEGGKCNATVRYIKYEYSDSKTPLPAEQMITDEFALSKKGDKLNRYYDKFRRQTVDSINSIFNSIDKYLNSTVTTGVVSSAVPAAVSVGIADTHEVIAPVLAGKDALAEASFTGFKKVDTGKIPASLQGSKALIVSGSLSSPSIVPASWGGVTSLMEKPVALSNVNTAQYAGVPDGAGTYTISFYTEVYGDALKEFENTKGNINDKIKASGLTPVIAPSGTPVFSEAWMVIECKKAGVMPSSDPKAASDKTYLGEILNVWIK, from the coding sequence ATGAATAAATTCCTTTTAATCTCATTATGTGCAATTATCTCGGTTCTGGCATATGCCCAGGAGGATGCAAAGTATTTAGCAGGTGCTGTGCCTGAGGTTGACGGTAAAGTCATTTTTTCCAAATCGATACCAGTGAAGAACTCTATATCTGATGCCGATCTATTTAATATTATGGATAAATGGGCAAATGACAATTATGGGACTAATATTCAAGAAGATTTGGATAACAGGGTTTTGTTGTCTAATCCCGAAGAAAAAGATATAGCATGTCTGGGCGAAAAATATCTCGTGTTTAAGAAGAGTGCTTTCGTGTTAGATCAGGCTAAAATGGTTTATCAGCTAATTCTGGATATAGAAGGAGGTAAATGTAATGCTACTGTACGTTATATTAAGTATGAATATTCGGACAGTAAAACACCTTTGCCTGCCGAACAAATGATAACAGATGAATTTGCATTGAGTAAAAAAGGAGATAAACTGAATCGGTATTATGATAAATTCCGCAGACAGACAGTTGACAGTATCAACAGTATATTTAATTCTATCGATAAATATCTGAATAGCACAGTTACAACAGGTGTTGTATCCTCGGCAGTTCCCGCGGCTGTGTCAGTGGGTATTGCCGATACGCATGAGGTTATTGCTCCGGTGTTGGCAGGAAAAGATGCTCTTGCTGAAGCTTCCTTTACAGGGTTCAAAAAAGTTGATACTGGCAAAATACCCGCCAGTTTGCAAGGAAGTAAGGCCTTGATTGTTTCTGGATCGTTGAGTAGTCCTTCTATTGTTCCAGCATCGTGGGGAGGTGTCACTTCATTAATGGAAAAACCGGTAGCATTAAGTAATGTCAATACTGCACAATATGCAGGAGTGCCGGATGGAGCCGGAACCTATACGATATCTTTTTATACCGAGGTGTATGGTGATGCATTGAAAGAATTTGAAAATACGAAAGGAAATATTAATGACAAAATAAAGGCTTCCGGGCTTACGCCGGTTATTGCACCTTCAGGTACGCCTGTCTTTTCAGAAGCATGGATGGTTATCGAATGCAAAAAAGCAGGGGTAATGCCGTCTTCCGATCCAAAGGCTGCATCGGATAAAACATATTTGGGTGAAATATTGAACGTTTGGATAAAATAA
- the cdd gene encoding cytidine deaminase yields MESLSLTTKILVYTFDEGTENIKKLINEAKLATKNAYAPYSGFHVGAAVLLSGGEIITGNNQENAAYPSGLCAERVAIFASNSQKPDTSIEAIAIAGFHDGDFTDLPCCPCGSCRQVMIEVENRFEKPVRVIMYGKSKIYEVESAKDLLPLSFGKESLSE; encoded by the coding sequence ATGGAAAGTTTAAGTTTAACTACAAAGATACTTGTTTATACCTTTGATGAAGGCACTGAAAATATAAAAAAGCTTATAAACGAAGCTAAATTAGCTACAAAAAATGCATATGCGCCCTATTCCGGCTTTCATGTCGGCGCAGCTGTGCTTCTATCGGGTGGTGAAATTATAACAGGGAATAATCAGGAAAACGCCGCATATCCATCCGGATTATGTGCTGAACGGGTAGCAATATTCGCCTCCAATTCTCAAAAACCGGATACTTCTATAGAAGCGATTGCCATCGCCGGATTTCACGATGGGGATTTTACGGATTTACCCTGCTGTCCTTGCGGAAGTTGCAGACAGGTCATGATAGAAGTGGAAAATAGGTTTGAAAAACCTGTAAGAGTAATTATGTACGGAAAAAGTAAAATTTATGAAGTAGAGTCGGCAAAAGACCTACTGCCTCTTAGCTTTGGAAAAGAATCGTTGTCTGAGTAG